The following proteins come from a genomic window of Bradysia coprophila strain Holo2 unplaced genomic scaffold, BU_Bcop_v1 contig_138, whole genome shotgun sequence:
- the LOC119073311 gene encoding uncharacterized protein LOC119073311 isoform X1, which produces MVLQCCVKGCETVGNNNFHSFPTNKLRAEKWIAATKAFHLVERLNANKLANSYYKVCRKHFDGSDLTKNGKGQIVVKPDCLPSLFLPNETVVPPASAIAYGSQHQRSLATNKLTKPDEQVDDTDKAVNVVKLISEEELRNHQKTARQTANCSKVTEVTVCVYVWCRCGLTMFRFVSNDQQVNEIDSDVHVVDGISGNHPVNQENSDRQTDNCSKVTEVTVCVSVWCRCSLVMFRFVSNDQQVNEIEVISVKHPVNQQKSARQTANRSKSSPKASITMVCVYVWCHVQSCYVSSCILFNKCDRLVCLRFFF; this is translated from the exons atggTGCTACAGTGCTGCGTAAAAGGTTGCGAAACTGTTggaaacaataattttcataGTTTTCCAACAAATAAGTTGAGGGCCGAAAAATGGATTGCTGCAACGAAAGCTTTCCATTTGGTTGAACGGTTGAATGCCAACAAATTGGCGAATTCGTATTACAAAGTTTGCAGAAAGCATTTCGACGGGTCAGACTTGACCAAGAACGGAAAAGGACAGATTGTGGTGAAACCAGATTGCTTGCCGAGTCTGTTCCTGCCCAATGAAACTGTC GTTCCACCAGCTTCAGCGATAGCATATGGTTCACAACATCAGCGTTCACTGGCAACG AACAAATTGACGAAACCGGACGAACAGGTTGATGATACCGACAAAGCCGTAAATGTGGTCAAATTGATATCCGAGGAGGAGCTAAGAAATCATCAGAAGACTGCTCGTCAGACCGCCAACTGCTCCAAAGTTACAGAAGTCACGGTTTGTGTGTACGTTTGGTGTCGGTGCGGTCTTACTatgtttcgtttcgtttccaACGATCAACAGGTGAATGAGATCGACAGCGACGTACATGTGGTTGATGGGATATCCGGAAATCACCCCGTAAATCAAGAGAACAGTGATCGACAGACCGACAACTGCTCCAAAGTTACAGAAGTCACGGTTTGTGTGTCCGTTTGGTGTCGGTGCAGTCTTGTtatgtttcgttttgtttccAACGATCAACAGGTGAATGAGATTGAGGTGATATCCGTAAAGCACCCAGTAAATCAACAGAAAAGTGCTCGTCAAACTGCCAATCGCTCCAAATCAAGCCCTAAAGCCTCGATAACAATGGTTTGTGTATATGTTTGGTGTCATGTGCAGTCTTGTTATGTGTCGTCttgtattttattcaataaatgtgATCGTCTTGTGTGTctacgatttttcttttaa
- the LOC119073311 gene encoding uncharacterized protein LOC119073311 isoform X2 yields MVLQCCVKGCETVGNNNFHSFPTNKLRAEKWIAATKAFHLVERLNANKLANSYYKVCRKHFDGSDLTKNGKGQIVVKPDCLPSLFLPNETVVPPASAIAYGSQHQRSLATNKLTKPDEQVDDTDKAVNVVKLISEEELRNHQKTARQTANCSKVTEVTVCVYVWCRCGLTMFRFVSNDQQVNEIDSDVHVVDGISGNHPVNQENSDRQTDNCSKVTEVTVNEIEVISVKHPVNQQKSARQTANRSKSSPKASITMVCVYVWCHVQSCYVSSCILFNKCDRLVCLRFFF; encoded by the exons atggTGCTACAGTGCTGCGTAAAAGGTTGCGAAACTGTTggaaacaataattttcataGTTTTCCAACAAATAAGTTGAGGGCCGAAAAATGGATTGCTGCAACGAAAGCTTTCCATTTGGTTGAACGGTTGAATGCCAACAAATTGGCGAATTCGTATTACAAAGTTTGCAGAAAGCATTTCGACGGGTCAGACTTGACCAAGAACGGAAAAGGACAGATTGTGGTGAAACCAGATTGCTTGCCGAGTCTGTTCCTGCCCAATGAAACTGTC GTTCCACCAGCTTCAGCGATAGCATATGGTTCACAACATCAGCGTTCACTGGCAACG AACAAATTGACGAAACCGGACGAACAGGTTGATGATACCGACAAAGCCGTAAATGTGGTCAAATTGATATCCGAGGAGGAGCTAAGAAATCATCAGAAGACTGCTCGTCAGACCGCCAACTGCTCCAAAGTTACAGAAGTCACGGTTTGTGTGTACGTTTGGTGTCGGTGCGGTCTTACTatgtttcgtttcgtttccaACGATCAACAGGTGAATGAGATCGACAGCGACGTACATGTGGTTGATGGGATATCCGGAAATCACCCCGTAAATCAAGAGAACAGTGATCGACAGACCGACAACTGCTCCAAAGTTACAGAAGTCACG GTGAATGAGATTGAGGTGATATCCGTAAAGCACCCAGTAAATCAACAGAAAAGTGCTCGTCAAACTGCCAATCGCTCCAAATCAAGCCCTAAAGCCTCGATAACAATGGTTTGTGTATATGTTTGGTGTCATGTGCAGTCTTGTTATGTGTCGTCttgtattttattcaataaatgtgATCGTCTTGTGTGTctacgatttttcttttaa
- the LOC119073311 gene encoding uncharacterized protein LOC119073311 isoform X3, with translation MVLQCCVKGCETVGNNNFHSFPTNKLRAEKWIAATKAFHLVERLNANKLANSYYKVCRKHFDGSDLTKNGKGQIVVKPDCLPSLFLPNETVVPPASAIAYGSQHQRSLATNKLTKPDEQVDDTDKAVNVVKLISEEELRNHQKTARQTANCSKVTEVTVNEIDSDVHVVDGISGNHPVNQENSDRQTDNCSKVTEVTVCVSVWCRCSLVMFRFVSNDQQVNEIEVISVKHPVNQQKSARQTANRSKSSPKASITMVCVYVWCHVQSCYVSSCILFNKCDRLVCLRFFF, from the exons atggTGCTACAGTGCTGCGTAAAAGGTTGCGAAACTGTTggaaacaataattttcataGTTTTCCAACAAATAAGTTGAGGGCCGAAAAATGGATTGCTGCAACGAAAGCTTTCCATTTGGTTGAACGGTTGAATGCCAACAAATTGGCGAATTCGTATTACAAAGTTTGCAGAAAGCATTTCGACGGGTCAGACTTGACCAAGAACGGAAAAGGACAGATTGTGGTGAAACCAGATTGCTTGCCGAGTCTGTTCCTGCCCAATGAAACTGTC GTTCCACCAGCTTCAGCGATAGCATATGGTTCACAACATCAGCGTTCACTGGCAACG AACAAATTGACGAAACCGGACGAACAGGTTGATGATACCGACAAAGCCGTAAATGTGGTCAAATTGATATCCGAGGAGGAGCTAAGAAATCATCAGAAGACTGCTCGTCAGACCGCCAACTGCTCCAAAGTTACAGAAGTCACG GTGAATGAGATCGACAGCGACGTACATGTGGTTGATGGGATATCCGGAAATCACCCCGTAAATCAAGAGAACAGTGATCGACAGACCGACAACTGCTCCAAAGTTACAGAAGTCACGGTTTGTGTGTCCGTTTGGTGTCGGTGCAGTCTTGTtatgtttcgttttgtttccAACGATCAACAGGTGAATGAGATTGAGGTGATATCCGTAAAGCACCCAGTAAATCAACAGAAAAGTGCTCGTCAAACTGCCAATCGCTCCAAATCAAGCCCTAAAGCCTCGATAACAATGGTTTGTGTATATGTTTGGTGTCATGTGCAGTCTTGTTATGTGTCGTCttgtattttattcaataaatgtgATCGTCTTGTGTGTctacgatttttcttttaa